A genome region from Cydia pomonella isolate Wapato2018A chromosome 21, ilCydPomo1, whole genome shotgun sequence includes the following:
- the LOC133529683 gene encoding uncharacterized protein LOC133529683 encodes MWRTCVVLAFASACVALPAQDTGHSENDLDGLNDCLRKDSTSCLKYKFFSFVDKMIGQKDSFALSDGVTVVRATDAPQETGAPRSLDPLSRLKRYLDTHSIRVEVKGSDVVDTVSSVGRALEETVSSFTEDNEVSEESRGKKKKAQKILGPLMMALAMKLMALMPLAIGAIALIAGKALLIGKLALVLSAIIGLKKLLSQQKHVTYEVVAHPHHSSSHTSSHDYGGSSGYGGDSSGGYGSSGSSGHSSGGWGRSIDAQSLAYSGQKPQ; translated from the coding sequence ATGTGGCGGACTTGTGTTGTTCTCGCGTTCGCGTCAGCGTGCGTCGCGCTCCCGGCCCAAGACACGGGACACTCGGAAAACGACCTGGATGGATTGAACGACTGCTTACGAAAGGATTCCACGTCATGTTTGAAATACAAGTTCTTTTCTTTCGTTGACAAGATGATCGGACAGAAGGACAGCTTTGCCCTATCCGATGGAGTCACTGTTGTGAGAGCTACCGATGCTCCTCAAGAAACTGGTGCACCTCGATCCTTGGATCCTCTTTCAAGATTAAAGAGATATTTGGACACGCACTCCATCCGCGTTGAAGTGAAAGGATCTGATGTTGTGGATACAGTTTCGAGCGTAGGACGAGCTTTGGAAGAAACAGTTTCTTCGTTCACGGAAGACAATGAGGTTTCAGAAGAAAGTAGGGGGAAGAAAAAGAAAGCGCAGAAGATTCTCGGGCCGTTGATGATGGCTTTAGCAATGAAGCTGATGGCGTTGATGCCGCTGGCCATTGGAGCGATCGCGTTGATTGCTGGAAAGGCATTGTTGATTGGCAAATTAGCTTTGGTGTTGTCGGCGATTATCGGTCTGAAGAAGTTGTTGTCCCAGCAAAAGCACGTGACGTATGAAGTAGTGGCGCATCCTCATCACAGCTCGAGTCACACATCAAGCCATGACTATGGTGGTTCCAGTGGTTACGGTGGTGACTCCTCGGGAGGATACGGCAGCAGTGGTAGCAGCGGGCATAGCAGCGGCGGTTGGGGCAGATCCATAGATGCACAGAGCCTAGCGTATTCAGGTCAAAAGCCCCAGTGA